In Phaseolus vulgaris cultivar G19833 chromosome 3, P. vulgaris v2.0, whole genome shotgun sequence, the sequence GGTTTAGTGAACAAGTTAGCCAATTGAAATTCATTACCAATGAatttaatatcacatgttccattagttatatgctctcttagaaaattatgtctaatttcaatatgtttggttcTTGAGTGCATAACTGGAATTTTAGACAGATTAATGGCACTAGTGTTATCACAGTTGATAGGTATCTTATTTAAAAGAATTCCAAAGTCACTTAGTTGTTGCCTTAGCCATAgtgtttgagcacagcaacttcCAGCTGCTATATATTCTGCCTCTGTTGTAGAAAGAGCAACACGGacttgtttcttgcaatgccaagagattagacttgacccaagcatgtgacaagttccacttgtgcttttcctatcaaccttgcaacctgcaaaatcagaatttGAAAAACCAGTTAAGTTCAAGGAAACATTGTTTGGATACCAT encodes:
- the LOC137839404 gene encoding secreted RxLR effector protein 161-like, translating into MDQCKAINTPISTSCQLDQDNAGKSVDQSKYRGLIGSLLYLTARRPDIMFVVCLCARYQFDPMESHYNVAKRILKYLQGTKDVGLWYPNNVSLNLTGFSNSDFAGCKVDRKSTSGTCHMLGSSLISWHCKKQVRVALSTTEAEYIAAGSCCAQTLWLRQQLSDFGILLNKIPINCDNTSAINLSKIPVMHSRTKHIEIRHNFLREHITNGTCDIKFIGNEFQLANLFTKPLAKDRFYFLLNELGIISLNCPLQ